A segment of the Desulfitobacterium dehalogenans ATCC 51507 genome:
CCGGAAATTTTCGAGGACACCGTGTTCCACTTTGATACTTTAGCTCACCGGCTTCGTGAACTTTCTTTCTTGAATAAAAAGGTATCGATTACCTTGATCGATGAAAGAGAAGACAAAAAAGAGGTTTATTATCATACCGGTGGGATCTATGATTTTGTAAAGTATATCAATCGTTCCAAAGAAGCTCTTCATCCTGAGCCCATTTATTTTGAAGCAGAAAAGGATGGGGTTCAGGTTGAAGTATCCATGCAATATAATGACGGCTATGTGGAAAATCTTTTTTCTTATGCCAATAATATTCATACTCATGAAGGGGGAACCCATGAATCCGGTTTTAAAGCGGCTCTGACCCGAGTGGCTAATGAGTATGCCCGGAAAAATAATATTCTTAAAGCCAATGAAGCCAATCTATCGGGAGAGGACATCCGGGAAGGTTTAACCGCTGTTATCTCGGTTAAAGTTCCTGAACCTCAGTTCGAGGGCCAAACCAAGACCAAATTGGGGAACTCAGAAATTCGTTCTATTGTGGATTCCATCACCGGAGAAGGCTTAACCGTTTTTCTTGAGGAAAATCCCGCCACAGGCAAGAAAGTCATTGAAAAATCCATTCAGGCTTCCCGGGCCCGGGAAGCAGCCCGCAAGGCCCGGGAATTAACCCGGCGCAAAAGCGCTCTGGAAGTCAGCGCTTTGCCGGGGAAATTAGCCGATTGCTCCTGGAAGGAAGCAGAGCTTTGTGAGATGTATATCGTGGAGGGAGACAGTGCGGGGGGTTCGGCAAAACAAGGCCGGGATCGCCGTTTTCAGGCTATTCTGCCCTTGCGTGGAAAAATTCTCAATGTGGAAAAAGCTCGTTTGGATCGAATTCTAAGCAATGCTGAGATCAGAGCGATGATCACAGCGATGGGTACGGGGATTTCTGAGGATTTTGATATTGAAAAAGCCCGCTATCATAAATTGGTGATTATGACCGATGCCGACGTGGATGGTGCCCATATCCGGATTTTGCTCCTGACCTTCTTCTTCCGCTATATGAAACCTTTGATTGAGAACAATTATGTCTATATTGCCCAGCCCCCTCTGTTTAAAGTGAAGAAGGGGAAGGATATCCATTATGTCTACAGCAATGAAGAATTAGCCAAGTTACAAGATGAAATTGGCCGCGATAGAGTAGAAATTCAACGCTATAAAGGTTTAGGGGAAATGAATGCGGAACAGCTTTGGGAAACCACCATGGATCCGGCTAAAAGAACTATTCTGCAAGTGACCATGGAGGATGCCATTAAAGCGGACGAGCTCTTTACCATTCTCATGGGTGATGTGGTCGAGCCAAGGCGTGAATTCATCCAGGATAATGCACAATATGTCCGTAATCTGGACGTCTAAGGGAGGATAGCACATGTCGACTGAAATTCAGGGAGGAAAGATTCTCCCTATCGAAATATCGGAGGAACTAAAAAAATCGTTTATCGATTATTCCATGAGTGTTATCGTCAGCCGGGCTTTGCCGGATGTACGGGATGGTTTAAAACCGGTTCATCGGCGCATTATCTATACCCTTCATGAATTAGGGATGACTCCCAATAAGCCTTACAGTAAATCGGCCCGTCTGGTGGGGGATTGCATGGGGAAATTTCACCCCCATGGAGATTCCTCTATCTATGATGCTGTGGTTCGGTTGGCACAGGATTTTTCCACCCGTTATCCCTTGATCGACGGACATGGCAATTTTGGCTCTGTTGACGGTGATTCTGCCGCTGCCATGCGTTATACTGAAGCAAGAATGGCTAAAATCACTCAATATATGCTGGCTGATATCGATAAGGATACCGTGGATTTTCAACCCAACTATGATGAACGGGAACAAGAGCCCAAGGTTATGCCGGCAAAATTCCCTAATCTCTTAGTCAACGGTTCGGCAGGAATTGCGGTCGGGATGGCTACGAATATCCCTCCCCATAATCTCACAGAAGTGATTGAGGGAACGATTGCTCAGATCGATAATCCCGAGATCGAGATTAAAGAACTGATGAACTATATCAAGGGACCTGATTTTCCTACCGGTGCCTCCATTATGGGAACGGAAGGAATTATCTCTGCCTACAGAACCGGTAAAGGAAGCTTTAGAATCCGTGCCAAAGCCCATATTGAGGAGATGGAGAAATCCGGGAAAATGCGGATTATCGTGACCGAGATTCCTTATATGGTGAATAAGGCCCGCTTGGTTGAAAAAATTGCTGAACTGGTTCGCGAGAAAAGGATCGAAGGCATTACGGATCTCCGGGATGAATCGGATCGGACAGGGATGCGGATTGTTATGGAACTGCGCCGGGACGTGAATCCTCAGGTGCTTCTCAATCAGCTCTATAAGCATACCCAGATGGAAGACAGCTTCGGGGTCAATATTTTAGCCTTAGTGGACGGTCAACCCAAAGTTCTCAATCTTAAACAAATTATTCATTATTTTATCGAGCATCAAAAAGATGTGATTACCCGCAGAACCCGCTTTGAACTGAATAAAGCGGAAGCGGAAGCCCATATTTTAGAAGGCTTGAGAATTGCCTTGGATTATATCGACGAGGTCATTAATATAATTCGCACCTCCGAAGATGAGCAAAACGCCAAGGAAAATTTAATGGCTCGTTTCGGGCTCAGCGATAAACAATCCCAAGCCATTGTGGATATGAGACTGAAGAGACTCACCGGTTTGGAAAGAGAGAAGATTGAAGAACAGTATAAAAAAATTCAAGAGACCATTGCCTATTTAAAAGCAGTTCTTGATTCGGAACAAATGGTTCTTGATATTGTTAAGCAGGAACTGCAAGAAGTCAAAGAAAAATTCGGTGATGAACGACGCACGGAAATTTCCTTTGATGCTACCCATATGGATATAGAGGATTTAATTGATGATGAAGAAGTGGTCATCACCATGTCTCACAGGGGATATATCAAGAGAATGCCCCTGAATACCTACAAAAGCCAACGGCGTGGAGGTAAAGGAGTTCATGGCATGGCCACCCGGGAAGAGGATTTTGTGGAGCAAATCTTTACCACCTCCACACATCAATATATTCTGTTCTTTACCACCCGAGGCAAGGTGTATCGCCTAAAAGCCCATGAAATACCTGAAGCAGGCCGTACAGGAAAAGGAACAGCCCTCGTCAATCTCTTAAGTATCAATCCCAGTGAAGAGAAAATTACAGCCGTTTTGTCGATAAGAGAATATAATGAGGATTTCCATCTTTTCATGGCGACCAAGAATGGGATTGTTAAAAAGACTTTGCTGAAGGAATATGACTCCCCACGTAAAGATGGCTTAATTGCCATAAGCTTAAGCGGTGATGACGAACTTATTGGTGTCCGCTTAACCAAGGCCGATGAGCACATTATCATGGCTACTAAGAATGGTCTATGTATTCGTTTTATAGAATCAGATGTACGTCAAATGGGGAGAACCGCTCATGGGGTCAAAGGAATCTCTTTGGAAAAAGAGGACTTTGTTGTGAGCATGGATGTGATATACGAAGAAGAAGCAGAAATACTATCCATGACAGAGCATGGATTCTCCAAACGGACCAGTCCTTCCGAGTATAGAGTGCAAGGACGGGGCGGGAAGGGTATCATTGCCACGAAGTTAAATGCTAAAACAGGTAAACTGGTAGGGCTCAAGGTCATGAGACCTGAAGATGATATCATGATCATTACTGAAGATGGAATTATTATCCGCCAAGAAGTATCCGGTATTTCTAAACAAGGCCGTTCAGCCCAGGGAGTCATGGCCATGAGAACCGGTGAAAGTAAAGTGGTAGCCATTGCCGTAGTTGACAATAAAGAGAATGAGGAATCAGAATTAGAAGAAATAGAATCTGAGGAATAATCTAAATATAATATAAGGCCAGTGTTAAGCATGAACCATCTCACTGTGCAGAGAGATATGCAGAACGGGGCTGATTATCCATGAACGAGAGGATTGGAGTGTTGTCTCTTGAGGGAACCGATAATGATCCTTGCCAGTTTTTGAAGGAACTTAGGTGCGAAGTGATCAAGGTTCAACAAAGAGAGGATTTAATCAATATTCAGGGTTTAATTATTACAGGCCCAGGAAATAGAGAGAACAGCCTTTCAATAAGTGGGTTAGGGGATAGGATCAAGGAATTAGCGGCTATGGATTTTCCTATCTTTGGACTATGTGCAGGAATGGTTTTACTGTGTAAAGGATCTCTTGGTTATGAGAAGGGTCAGTTAGGACTTATGGATCTGACAGTAGCAAAGGAACCTATGGCGGGGAGAACGGAGGCTTATTTATCCATCCCTGCCTTAGGGGTCAACCCAATGAAGGCTATCTTCAGTGAGGCGCCTTGTATCCAGGAAATTGCCCCAAATGTAGGGATTTTATCAGAATATAATGGTAAAATAGTGTTTGTACGACAGGGGAATATGTTGGCCAGCACCTTTTATCCTGGACAAACATCAGATGATCGTATTTACCGTTATTTTCTGGATATTGTCAATGAAGAAATTTGAAACTAAGTGGTCAGATATGGAGGATTTCAGATGCTAGATCTCAAGTTTGTGCGCACGAACCCCGAAATTATCAAGGAAGCTCTTAAAAAGAGAAATTCCAATGTCAGCTTAGAAGGTTTTTTAAAGCAAGAAGAAGATCGCCGTAAGCTTTTATTCGAGGTGGAATCATTAAAAGCCAAAAGAAACACGGTTTCTGAAGAAGTAGGCCGTCGGAAAAAACATGGCGAAGATGCCGAGCAGCTTATTATAGAAATGCGGGAAGTGGGACAAGAGATTAAGGATCTCGAAGATAAATTAGGTGATATCGAGAAAAGCATGGAAACGGTACTCTATGAAATTCCTAATATTCCTCATGAATCCGTTCCAGTAGGGATTGATGAAACGGCGAATATTCAAGCCCGTTCCTGGGGGGCTCCGCGATCCTTTGATTTCGAACCCTTGCCTCATTATGAAATTGGCGAAAAGCTGGATATATTGGACTTTGCCCGGGCTGGAAAAGTTACGGGAGCTCGTTTTACCTTCTATAAAGGCTTGGGAGCTAAGCTGGAAAGAGCATTGATTAGCTTCATGCTGGATCGGCATACTGAGAAAGGATATGTGGAAGTTCTTCCCCCTTATATGGTTCATCGTAATTCCATGATTGGTACCGGGCAGCTTCCCAAGTTTGAAGAAGACGCCTTTAAGGTTGCTGGGACAGATTATTTTTTAATTCCTACAGCTGAAGTCCCTGTAACAAATATGTATCGGGAAGAAATCCTTGAAGCCGATCAATTACCGATCCATCACTGTGCCTATAGTGCTTGCTTCCGAGCTGAAGCGGGTTCTGCAGGCAGGGATACCCGCGGTCTCATTCGGCAGCATCAATTCAATAAAGTGGAACTGGTGAAATTTGCCCTGCCTGAAAACTCCTATGAGGAGCTGGAGTCATTAACC
Coding sequences within it:
- the pdxT gene encoding pyridoxal 5'-phosphate synthase glutaminase subunit PdxT; this translates as MNERIGVLSLEGTDNDPCQFLKELRCEVIKVQQREDLINIQGLIITGPGNRENSLSISGLGDRIKELAAMDFPIFGLCAGMVLLCKGSLGYEKGQLGLMDLTVAKEPMAGRTEAYLSIPALGVNPMKAIFSEAPCIQEIAPNVGILSEYNGKIVFVRQGNMLASTFYPGQTSDDRIYRYFLDIVNEEI
- the serS gene encoding serine--tRNA ligase; the protein is MLDLKFVRTNPEIIKEALKKRNSNVSLEGFLKQEEDRRKLLFEVESLKAKRNTVSEEVGRRKKHGEDAEQLIIEMREVGQEIKDLEDKLGDIEKSMETVLYEIPNIPHESVPVGIDETANIQARSWGAPRSFDFEPLPHYEIGEKLDILDFARAGKVTGARFTFYKGLGAKLERALISFMLDRHTEKGYVEVLPPYMVHRNSMIGTGQLPKFEEDAFKVAGTDYFLIPTAEVPVTNMYREEILEADQLPIHHCAYSACFRAEAGSAGRDTRGLIRQHQFNKVELVKFALPENSYEELESLTRDAESILQELELPYRVMALSTGDLGFSSAKTYDLEVWLPSFNTYREISSCSNFEDFQARRANIRFRRAPKAKPEFLHTLNGSGLAIGRTVSAILENYQEADGRVRVPKALQPYMGVEYIG
- the gyrB gene encoding DNA topoisomerase (ATP-hydrolyzing) subunit B translates to MQENAEIKDTIPTNDYNAGQIEVLEGLEAVRKRPGMYIGSTSPRGLHHLVYEIVDNSIDEALAGYCDTIEVTIHKDNSISVVDNGRGIPVDIHPKLGKPAVEVALTVLHAGGKFSGSAYKVSGGLHGVGMSVVNALSTWLHVEVKKDGNIYHQEFMRGKTKTELAVIGQIDQNQTGTTITFSPDPEIFEDTVFHFDTLAHRLRELSFLNKKVSITLIDEREDKKEVYYHTGGIYDFVKYINRSKEALHPEPIYFEAEKDGVQVEVSMQYNDGYVENLFSYANNIHTHEGGTHESGFKAALTRVANEYARKNNILKANEANLSGEDIREGLTAVISVKVPEPQFEGQTKTKLGNSEIRSIVDSITGEGLTVFLEENPATGKKVIEKSIQASRAREAARKARELTRRKSALEVSALPGKLADCSWKEAELCEMYIVEGDSAGGSAKQGRDRRFQAILPLRGKILNVEKARLDRILSNAEIRAMITAMGTGISEDFDIEKARYHKLVIMTDADVDGAHIRILLLTFFFRYMKPLIENNYVYIAQPPLFKVKKGKDIHYVYSNEELAKLQDEIGRDRVEIQRYKGLGEMNAEQLWETTMDPAKRTILQVTMEDAIKADELFTILMGDVVEPRREFIQDNAQYVRNLDV
- the gyrA gene encoding DNA gyrase subunit A — translated: MSTEIQGGKILPIEISEELKKSFIDYSMSVIVSRALPDVRDGLKPVHRRIIYTLHELGMTPNKPYSKSARLVGDCMGKFHPHGDSSIYDAVVRLAQDFSTRYPLIDGHGNFGSVDGDSAAAMRYTEARMAKITQYMLADIDKDTVDFQPNYDEREQEPKVMPAKFPNLLVNGSAGIAVGMATNIPPHNLTEVIEGTIAQIDNPEIEIKELMNYIKGPDFPTGASIMGTEGIISAYRTGKGSFRIRAKAHIEEMEKSGKMRIIVTEIPYMVNKARLVEKIAELVREKRIEGITDLRDESDRTGMRIVMELRRDVNPQVLLNQLYKHTQMEDSFGVNILALVDGQPKVLNLKQIIHYFIEHQKDVITRRTRFELNKAEAEAHILEGLRIALDYIDEVINIIRTSEDEQNAKENLMARFGLSDKQSQAIVDMRLKRLTGLEREKIEEQYKKIQETIAYLKAVLDSEQMVLDIVKQELQEVKEKFGDERRTEISFDATHMDIEDLIDDEEVVITMSHRGYIKRMPLNTYKSQRRGGKGVHGMATREEDFVEQIFTTSTHQYILFFTTRGKVYRLKAHEIPEAGRTGKGTALVNLLSINPSEEKITAVLSIREYNEDFHLFMATKNGIVKKTLLKEYDSPRKDGLIAISLSGDDELIGVRLTKADEHIIMATKNGLCIRFIESDVRQMGRTAHGVKGISLEKEDFVVSMDVIYEEEAEILSMTEHGFSKRTSPSEYRVQGRGGKGIIATKLNAKTGKLVGLKVMRPEDDIMIITEDGIIIRQEVSGISKQGRSAQGVMAMRTGESKVVAIAVVDNKENEESELEEIESEE